Part of the Terriglobia bacterium genome is shown below.
CTGGTCGTCATCCGGACCGTTCGGCTCTTCGGGGCGGCGACGGCGCTGGGTCTGTTCGCGTTTATGTTCGTGATGTTCCGCCGCGACGCCCGGACAGGAAGACTGTAATGGACCACTGGGTCCAGCTATTTCCTGTCAGCGCGTCAACGCACGCCGATGCGGTGGATCATTTGTTCTATTTCCTGCTCATTGTCTGCGTGTTCTTTGCGGTGCTGATCTTTGCCTTGATCCTCGTCTTTTCCATTCGCTATCGCAGGACTGTTCATCCGGTTGCCGAACAGACGAAGAGCTCCATCGGACTGGAGCTGTTCTGGACCATCGTGCCGTTCCTGATCACGCTTGTCATGTTCATCTGGGGCTCGAAGGTCTATACCGACGGCGAGATTCCTCCGCGCGGCGCCCAGGATGTCTATGTCGTCGGGAAGCAGTGGATGTGGAAAGTCCAGCATCCCGAAGGCAGACGCGAGATCAATGAATTGCACGTCCCGGAAAACACGCCGATCAAAATCACGCTTACGTCGCAGGACGTGATCCACAGCTTTTATATCCCGGCCCTGCGCATCAAGCAGGACGCGGTGCCCGGCCAATACCGGACGCTATGGTTTCAGGCGACGCGGCCCGGCACCTATCACTTGTTCTGCGCTGAATATTGCGGAACCAATCATTCAAAAATGATCGGCAGCGTCTTCGTCATGGAGGAAAACGAATATCAGGCCTGGCTTGCGGGAGCCAATGATATGCAGCCACTGGAGGCAGGCGCGAAATTATTCGTCGAATACGATTGCATCAACTGTCATGGCACCGGAATCCGTGCCCGGGCGCCCACGCTGGGCGGCCTGTACGGCACATATGTCCTGCTGGCCGACGGCAGGCGGGTTCTTTTCGATGAGGACTACATTCGCGATCAATTGACGGATCCGGCTTCGAAGAGAGTGGCCGGCTTCAACCCGGACATGCCGCTGTTCAAAGGGCAACTCACGGAAGAGCAGATCATCGATCTGATCGCTTATTTGAAGTCCCTTAGCTCCGGAGCCACGCCGGCGGAAACGAGGCAGAAATGAGCACTTATGAAGAAGCTCTACGCGAGAATTACCTGACTAATAAACTCGGATGGAAATCCTGGTTTTTCACCAGAGATCACAAGCGTATCGCCCTCATGTTCCTGATGACCGTGACGCTGTTCTTCTTCGTCGGCGGCACCTTTGCAACGCTGATGAGGCTGAATCTGATGACGCCGGAGGGCGCACTTTTCACTGCCGAGACCTACAACAAGCTGTTCTCGATGCACGGCATTATCATGGTGTGGTTCTTTCTGATTCCTTCCATACCCACCGTCTTCGGAAATTTCCTCATTCCGATGATGATCGGCGCCCGCGATCTTGCATTCCCGCGGTTGAATCTCCTGAGCTGGTACCTGCTGGTTTTCGGGGGAATATTCGAGCTTTACGCGATTCTCACCGGGGGCGTGGATACCGGATGGACGTTCTACACGCCGTACAGCAGTCAATTCGCGAACACGCATGTTGTGGCGGCGCTGGCCGGAATCTTCATTTCGGGTTTTTCATCGATCCTGACCGGCTTGAACTTCATCGTCACCATCCACAAGCTTCGAGCTCCCGGGATGACCTGGCGGCGCCTGCCGTTGTTTGTCTGGTCGATCTATGCCACGGCTGTGATTCTGGTCCTTGCCACCCCGGTGCTGGCGATCTCGCTGACTCTGGTCGCGATCGAGCGGCTGTCCGGAGTTGGGATTTTCGATCCGGCGCTCGGCGGCGACCCGCTGTTATTTCAACACCTGTTCTGGTTTTACTCGCATCCCGCGGTATACATCATGATTCTTCCCGGCATGGGCGTGGTCAGCGAACTGATCACGACACACGCGCGGCGTCGCATCTTCGGATACGAATTCGTCGCCGGCGCGAGTGTCGCCATTGCGGTGCTGGGGTTTCTGGTGTGGGGGCACCACATGTTCGTAGCCGGCCAGTCGCCGTATGCGAACATGATTTTTTCGATCCTCAGCTTCGCGGTTTCGATTCCTTCGGCAATTAAAGTCTTTAACTGGACCGCCACACTCTACAAGGGGTCGATTTCGTTCTCGGCGCCAATGCTTTATGCCCTGGGTTTTATCGGCTTGTTCACAATCGGCGGGCTGACGGGTCTGATTCTGGCCACGATCGCCGTGGACGTCCATGTGACGGATACGTACTTCGTCATCGCGCATTTTCACTACATCATGGTTGGCGGGATGGTCATGGCGTACATGGGCGCGATGCACAACTGGTGGCCCAAGATGACCGGACGTCTCTATCACGAAGGTTGGGCGCAGTTTTCCGCACTGACGATATTTGTCGGCTTCAATCTCACATTCTTCCCGCAGTTCATTCTGGGATACCTCGGAATGCCGCGGCGCTATCACGCATATCCACCCGAGTTTCAGGTCCTGAACGTCATGTCCACGGCGGGGGCATCGATCCTTGCCGTAGGTTACCTCGTACCGCTCGGCTACCTGCTCTGGTCGTTGTGGTATGGAGAGCGGGCGCCGGAGAATCCGTGGGAGGCCACCGGTCTGGAATGGCAAACGGCATCGCCGCCGCCGCCCGACAACTTCGAAAGTACGCCGGTCGTCACCGAGGAGGCTTACGCCTATGGCCATGCGAGCTGAGCATCAGTTCGACGACATCGAGCAGCAGCGCGACGCCGCATACACAGGCATGTGGGTCTTTTTGTCGACCGAGGTTCTGTTTTTTGGCGCTGTTTTCTTTGCCTACATCCTCTACCGCGGCCTGTACTATCAAGCCTTTGTGCAGGGCAGCCGGGAGCTCAGCATCTGGATGGGCGGCCTGAATACTGCAATACTGCTCTGCAGCAGCCTCTTCATGGCCCTGGCCGTCCATGCCGCTCAGAGAGGCCGGACCAATCAGCTGGTGATGTACCTCATCATAACGGAGATCGTCGGAGCCGTGTTCCTGGGCATCAAGTTCCTGGAGTATTACCAGCACTACAAGGATCACCTGATACCGGGAATGGGCTTCGGTTATGGCGGCGCGAATGCGAACCGCGTCGAATTGTTCATGGTGTTCTACTTTATTTTGACGGGAATGCACGCGGTGCACATGATTATCGGGCTTGGCGTGCTGTCGGCGCTCGCCATCCTTGCGACGCGCGGTAAATTCGAAGGCGGCTACTACGATCCTGTCGACATCGGCGGGCTGTATTGGCATTTTGTGGATATCGTCTGGGTCTTCATTTTCCCGCTGCTCTATCTGGTAAAGAGAACCGGCGTATGAGCGAGCATATCGTTCCGCCGAGTACCTACTTCGCCGTTTGGGCTGCGCTGCTCATTCTTCTTGGCGCAACGATCGGCCTTGCTTACTTTCCGCTGGGTCCGCTGAACGTGGTGGCGGCTATTACGATCGCGTTTGCGAAGGCAATTCTCATCGTGCTGTTCTTCATGCAGGTCAAATACAAGGCCCGCATGATGGCGGTGTTCGTATGTGCCGGACTTTTCTGGCTGGCGATCATGTTCTCCCTGACCATGGGAGATTACATGACACGAAGCTGGCTGCCCCATCCGACAGAATGGGTCGGGGAGATGCCGAAGTAGTCCATTTCCCCACCTTTGTTTGAGTTAAAATGGCATTGACTATATGGTGCCACAATGAATGCGCGTCTCATTATTGATAAGGCGGGCCGTGTCGTCATTCCCAAACCGCTGCGGGAAGAGTTGCACCTGGAGCCCGGCGACGCTCTTGAGATGGAGAGCAATGGGGAGCAGATCATCCTGCGTCCGGTCCGGGGGACGGGACCACTCACGAAAGAACGGGATGTCTGGGTGTTTCACAGCGGGCAGGCCCTGCCCACCTCAGCGACCGACGAAATGCTGCAACAGATCCGCGAGGAACGTGACTTAGCCAATCTCGGCCAAGGTGAATGAAGGGATTGTGATAGATCGGTGTTGGTCCCGTATTCTACGGTGACCACGTTCACCATGAAGCCAGCCTCGATCTGTTCGTCCAATTCGACAAGGCAAATGGCTGTTGCGGCGCACACAGCCTGGCCGAGATCTTTTCCACATTGACCCGGATGCCCGGGAAACACCGCATTAGCGGCGAGCAGGCGATGCTGTTCATCGGCAGCATACGCGAGAGGCTTTCGGTCGTTTCTCTGAACGGTGATGAATACGCCGATGCGCTGGAGGCATCAGCCGCTCTGGGCATCGTGGGCGGCGGCATTTATGACGCCATGCTGGCACATTGCGCCATCAAAGCCCAAGCGGAAGCGATTTATACCTGGAACGGACGCCACTACACACTATGTGGACCCGATGTCACCAGCCGTCTGCGGACGCCTTAGAACTCATCGGGCCGGCAGTCTCATGTACGTGATACGCGCCATGACTGCGTAAAGTGGTGTACGTCAAACCGAGGCAGGGTCACATCCGCCATATCTGATAATTTGCCGTTATAGAGTTTCAGGCTGCCTTTGCGCCAGACAAAATTCCCGGTGCCACCTTTCGTATTCTGGGTACCGGCCAAATGCGCGCCGGATCGCCGAATTGGCCGTCGGCCCCCTGGCAGCCCAGGAGATGAGGTCCTCTCAAGGTCGTTCGTTTAATAGAGACCTGGGAAAAAGAAGGTGAATCGAGAATAGCCTGCGATCTGGCGGACAACACCGCCGCACCCCCTACAAGGGGAATCAAACACAACAAAACGCTGCGCATTGCGTTCATGAAAGATTTGAACTCCGAAATCCGATTTCTAATTCCGAAACCGGAATTCGAACTCCGAAATCCGAATTCTGGTTCCGAGAATCGGATTTGAGCTCCGAAAACCGTTTTCTAATTCCGAAACCGGAATTCGAATTCCGAAATTCGAATTCCAGCTCCGAAAACCAGATTTGAATTCCGAAAACTGATTTCTAATTCCGAAACCGGAATTTGAACTCCGAAATTCGAATTCCAGTTCCGAAAACCGGATTTGAACTCCGAAACCGGTTTTCTAGTTCCGAAACCGGAATTCGAACTCCGAGATTCGAATTCTAGTTCCGAAAACCGGATTTGAACTCCGAAAACCGTTTTCTAGTTCCGAAATTCGAATTCGAATTCCGAAATTGGAATTCCAGCTCCGAAAATCGGATTTGAACTCCGAAACACGATTTCGAATTCCGAAACCGGAATTCGAACTCCGAGATTCGAATTCTAGTTCCGAAAACCAGATTTGAATTCCGAAAGCCGATTTCTAATTCCGAAACCCGAATACGCGCAAAGAAAGGGCGTGACCGAAATCGAAGTGGCGCGGCTATAACCTTATACGTGCTTGGCGACGAAATCCTGATCGGACAAACAGCCCTCGAATCCATGGACCTGCACGTGGATTGTCTCAAGCAGAGACTCATCCCGAATCCGAAGCATCCCGACGGCCCCGTCCACCGTGTTTGAGACCTCTCAGGCAAAAAAATACTTCGACTCGAGCACCTGGCGAATATCCAGGTTGCCGCTCTGCGGAAGTTCGGGGAACTGGATGTCCGGATGGGCGGCCCGCTGTTCGTTGAAGAAATTCTGGAGTACCGGTTCGGAATAAATACGGACGAATTCCTCCCGAAGGACGCGATGAAGCAGATGGACGTCGGCTGCATGGACGCCGAAGCTGTCGTGGACCATGGCGAAATGGTGAATACCTTCGGCTTTGAGCCGGTTGATGGTGCGCACCATATGCGCGGCATCAAAAGAATGAACCAGGTGGGCGACGATGCCGTCGGCC
Proteins encoded:
- a CDS encoding cytochrome c oxidase subunit 3 encodes the protein MAMRAEHQFDDIEQQRDAAYTGMWVFLSTEVLFFGAVFFAYILYRGLYYQAFVQGSRELSIWMGGLNTAILLCSSLFMALAVHAAQRGRTNQLVMYLIITEIVGAVFLGIKFLEYYQHYKDHLIPGMGFGYGGANANRVELFMVFYFILTGMHAVHMIIGLGVLSALAILATRGKFEGGYYDPVDIGGLYWHFVDIVWVFIFPLLYLVKRTGV
- a CDS encoding PIN domain-containing protein, whose amino-acid sequence is MGVGPVFYGDHVHHEASLDLFVQFDKANGCCGAHSLAEIFSTLTRMPGKHRISGEQAMLFIGSIRERLSVVSLNGDEYADALEASAALGIVGGGIYDAMLAHCAIKAQAEAIYTWNGRHYTLCGPDVTSRLRTP
- a CDS encoding cytochrome C oxidase subunit IV family protein codes for the protein MSEHIVPPSTYFAVWAALLILLGATIGLAYFPLGPLNVVAAITIAFAKAILIVLFFMQVKYKARMMAVFVCAGLFWLAIMFSLTMGDYMTRSWLPHPTEWVGEMPK
- the coxB gene encoding cytochrome c oxidase subunit II; this translates as MDHWVQLFPVSASTHADAVDHLFYFLLIVCVFFAVLIFALILVFSIRYRRTVHPVAEQTKSSIGLELFWTIVPFLITLVMFIWGSKVYTDGEIPPRGAQDVYVVGKQWMWKVQHPEGRREINELHVPENTPIKITLTSQDVIHSFYIPALRIKQDAVPGQYRTLWFQATRPGTYHLFCAEYCGTNHSKMIGSVFVMEENEYQAWLAGANDMQPLEAGAKLFVEYDCINCHGTGIRARAPTLGGLYGTYVLLADGRRVLFDEDYIRDQLTDPASKRVAGFNPDMPLFKGQLTEEQIIDLIAYLKSLSSGATPAETRQK
- a CDS encoding AbrB/MazE/SpoVT family DNA-binding domain-containing protein is translated as MNARLIIDKAGRVVIPKPLREELHLEPGDALEMESNGEQIILRPVRGTGPLTKERDVWVFHSGQALPTSATDEMLQQIREERDLANLGQGE
- the ctaD gene encoding cytochrome c oxidase subunit I, which translates into the protein MSTYEEALRENYLTNKLGWKSWFFTRDHKRIALMFLMTVTLFFFVGGTFATLMRLNLMTPEGALFTAETYNKLFSMHGIIMVWFFLIPSIPTVFGNFLIPMMIGARDLAFPRLNLLSWYLLVFGGIFELYAILTGGVDTGWTFYTPYSSQFANTHVVAALAGIFISGFSSILTGLNFIVTIHKLRAPGMTWRRLPLFVWSIYATAVILVLATPVLAISLTLVAIERLSGVGIFDPALGGDPLLFQHLFWFYSHPAVYIMILPGMGVVSELITTHARRRIFGYEFVAGASVAIAVLGFLVWGHHMFVAGQSPYANMIFSILSFAVSIPSAIKVFNWTATLYKGSISFSAPMLYALGFIGLFTIGGLTGLILATIAVDVHVTDTYFVIAHFHYIMVGGMVMAYMGAMHNWWPKMTGRLYHEGWAQFSALTIFVGFNLTFFPQFILGYLGMPRRYHAYPPEFQVLNVMSTAGASILAVGYLVPLGYLLWSLWYGERAPENPWEATGLEWQTASPPPPDNFESTPVVTEEAYAYGHAS